The DNA window CTTTcacgaataaacgcgaaactttcgcgaataaacgcatAACTTTCGCAATATAACGCGTTATtctcgcgaataaacgcgttactttcgcgatataacgcgttaggTTCGCTACAAAAAGCGAATCTTTCGTGATATTACGCGTTAGTTTCGCAAAAATAATGCAAACTTCTGCAAATAAACGCGTAATTTTCGTGAATAAatgcgaaactttcgcgatgtAACGCATTAGTTTCACAAAAAAACGTGTAACTTTcacgaataaacgcgaaactttatCGATATAACgcaaaactttcgcgatataacgcgtaaccattatataaatattgtcatttcatacagaACCCTTATGAAGAAAGACGattgaaaataaacacattttaagttttatatcataatatacttattattcattatttttataatatcctTGTTAAGTTGATTCATGAAGACAAAATTATCTCTTTTGCATAtagatatcaataaatctgataaaactttataacatttttatatgttatatgtcCAAAGTAGATAATAAGTTTGGGCATCAAATTACGATTTCCAGTTGTTCGCCGAGCCTGTGTTCGAACAGGCATTCATTGATgatctttttcttataaaattgatatgaatTCAACCGTTTGAAacctttaaaatcttagtattaattttcaaatgacaGATGTGATAAATTTGGGGGACGAATTTACGTCATCTAGATTTAAACAAaagcttgaaaatttcaattcacagCTTGACTTATCTTTCTGATATTAAACTAGACGTTAAGTTATGTCACAATGATatcctttaaattctaaaatgatacttcataaaattaattcgaatgaaaaattgttataattaaaatatgtcgcTGCCTCATTTTCAATAATACAGCGCCCATTAGAATGTGAGAAGCGCGATGCATTATGTCCTTTGAAAATCAGTACTAAGACTTTAAAGCTTTCCAACGTTTGaatttatgttaatttgtataaggttaaatctaattcatttacatccttatatgatattattttgttttattcaaattaataattCTGTTTTCAGTAATTATTCTTCATATGTGTTCTTCTATGAaacaacaatatttatatttgagtttCGCGTttaatcgcgaaagtttcgcgttaaATCGCAAAAATAACGCGTTAAGTCGTGAAAGTTTCGTGTTTATTTGCGAAAGTAACGCGTTATATGGCTATTGTTACACATTTATTCACGAAAGTTTAGCGTTTGTTTGCGAAAGTAACGTGTTTTCGCGAAAGGAATCTGGAAATTGACGGGGCCAACAAATAACTGAAAAGTTGGTATTTAGTACAGTGTATCATAGCCTGTCATTAATAAGCTCCTTTTGAATGTTGAAGGTGCAGTCAGAAGTGTTTAAATTTTTGCCCATCCTAGAACGCTCCCCCATCACTGTCAGCTGCATCGGAGTGGGAGAATGTAACCAGGTGAGCCAGTCATTGCTTGATTTAGAAGTTTATCCATTTTGAGCAGTTTTGCAGACATTTAGCTGAATTTTAGTGTATTGATTTAAATGATTTGATGAAGATTATCTCTATTATTATTGATCAAGCTAACCAAAGCTATTAAGCTTGTAGTTATCAAACcaatattgaaatttgaaaattttgaaaaaatctaaAGTTTGTAGATCTACTAAtgtttgaaacaaaacaaaacaaaacaaaaaaaatctgaaaactCTATATTTCTATTGCATTAAATTCATGAActgtaaatgaaaaatgaatactttttaaaagaaatacatgtattaattaatgaaatatgtCAGATTGAGTGTACGATTGATCTCTTTTCTTGGTAATTTTTAGGTTTTCTTGAAAGACATTGCTGAAAGGGGTCATGGACATTTTTATTCAATGTCAAATACCCAAAATGCACTAAAACTAGGTCGCTACTACCTTTACCAGGTAAGTGAATTGTACATAGTAattcttttgtttataatgatTATTGAATTTCGGCATCTTGGGACAGTAGATTTAATACCTAATTACTAAATTTATATCTGTACAATTAATGgagtaaaccaacttttattatTATGAATTGCTCGCCATTGATATATGTAATTGTTTGTGGCGAATAAGTTAGGCAATCAAGCCCATGTTgattatttattgaataaagTCTCTTAAAAGATCCTACACAGCAAAAAATATTCATGACAACTTTAATTTAACAAGATGGTTTCTGCGAAGTTTGTGAACTTTTCCCCAAGCAaactaaagttttaattaacttttgaaaaatgaatactACTGTACATAATATGTATTAGTATCATTGTATGGTATATATTAACTGAATTGGTGcttaatttgagttttttatctaaatttttCAACTTATTAATGAAAcgcttattaaaaaaaaaagaaaaaagaattaaactagTATTTTCAGAGTTTACTTTATATAAAACGTCATTTAGTATTTGCATTGAATTAACCGTTTGGATCTTGTGGTGATTTGGCCAATGGAGATACAATAATTAATTCTTTGGTGACAATTAATTTTGTCTTGTCCTCTCAGGACCCAGTAACCCGGGCGAGGACAGCCATCAGCCAGGATAATGGACGGAGTGACCCCAAGACCATTGCACTTCAACACACCACGGCCACTCACTTAACGGACACAGACATGGTCAGTCAGCGCATTTATGTTCATTCTGTTGTTGGCCAAATGTAGGTCATATGTTGGAAACATGGAATATGAAAATTCTTGAGATGAGGGCTGGGGATTGGATAAATGAGAAGAAgcaattttatacataaaattttACCCTCTCCCTTTTTCCTCATGCAAACTggcaaatgtaatttttttctttgaaaaacattGTTTAAACATAAAGTGGAAATAGTATCTACATGTTCtatagtatacaattatttaatgcttgagcagatCAATAGACCCAAATATTTTTCCCTTgatgcagggaacagctcaatATGATCTATTGCCCCCGGCcattggcctcgggcaatagatcatactgagctgttctcTGCATCAAGGGAAAAAATtcgggtctattgactgttcaggcattaaataattgttttattacctaatcccTTTACAGTATTTTGTGTTCACATTTTTGAATTACGGAAAGTTTTCATACCATTTTGCATTTAGGTCATAGTTATCAATACCAAGATGACCTAAAAGATAAGTTTTAAGAACAATAGTAAGataaacataataaagttatcttttaatcttgtagcaattaaactttttctaaaataagtctattgaccggcggtccaatagatcgcagtctattgaccagCAGTTACATGGATCACTTTCAAACCtgaatacacatacaaaatagacgaaaatatttaatctgtaatataaacaaaatccttttgattagaaaataatatttgaacaaGGACTATATATTTAATATGAGTGGTATTTTACTTAGGGATTGGAAGAAAAATTTGTTACTACACTGTATTACTGTTACTGTTgtaatatatgaattttttttattcatttacagGCAGAAATACTTCACcttttaaaaattgacaatgATAGCAGAAATCCCCTCCCTGCCCCTCCGCCCACAAAAAAAGAACACCCAAAACCCAATATCAAACAAGAACCAGACCCCCTACCCACACCTAAACCTGTACAACCTCCCCCGCATGTCAGTGAAAAACCCGTGATAAAAGACCCACCCCCAAATATTCCTCCACCAGGGTTGACTGTTCCTCCCCAGCCTAAAGTCAGTCATTTGAAGACAGACCCCCCAAATCTAACGAGAGAAGTTAGTGTGGTGCCATCATCACCAGACGTCAGCCTTTCTGAGTCAGATGGGGAACTCTTTGAGTCCTATGGAGCGCCGCACAACCGCTGTTTTCCGTGGGGAACTCGGGTAATCAGGGGAGAAGACTGGAAGTGGCCTGACGATCAAAACATGCCGGGAACTGTGGTAGCTCATAAAGCAGAGGGTAGGCTGGCTtctttgagttttttttttgtttttagctcacctcagctgaaagctcaagtgagcttttctaatccaaatttgtccgttgtctgtcgtcgttggcAGCATtatcgttgttgtaaacttttcacattttcatcttcttctccagaaccagaagtagatttcaaccaaacttggcacaaagcatcactgggtgaaggggattcaagtttattcaaatgaagggccacgccctctttaaaggggagataatttagaattatgaaaatttgttggtatttttcaaaaatcttcttctcaaaaactattaggccagaaaagctgtaacttgtatggaagcatcctcaggtagtgtagattcaagtttgtttaaatcatggtctccggggtagggtggggccaaaatgggggaatggatttttacataagaatgtatagagaaaatctttaaaaatcttcttctcaaaaactattaggccagaaaagcttaaacttgtgtggaggcatcctcaggtagtgtagattcaagtttgttcaaatcgtggtccccaggggtagggtgggccacaatggggggatcaagttttacataggaatatatagagaaaatttatCTTTTAGGTCATCTTCCATAGTAtattgtggaatcatcattgtttgtgGTGAACCAATGCTCATGAATTTtgtgggtaacccttgcccatGAATGTACATCCtcacaaatgtaaaatatatgcatttgtaTAATGTTTATTTACGAAATAGAATTTTTGCTACCAACGAAATAACGTCCCCACTAACCAGGAAAATTTTGGGTACCCACCAACATTGACCCCCATGaatattgtatatgtatattgttttgcTTTCGAgagtaatgaaaaaaatctttacctTCACTTCTCTTGAACCACAGTCACAAGTAAACTTGGCACATTTCAAGCATTTGTAGTTGAGGGAAATTTAAAATTGTCCAAGTGAAGGGCCACaccttttttattttgagagatattaaaaatacattgaaaatgGTTTGGGTGTCTTAAAGTATTttattctcaagaaccactgcactaaaaaaaccaatatttacAGAAAACTTCCTTCCTGTAATTGAAAATTGAGATGATTCAAATCAATAACCCCTGACAAGTAATAGCGAGACTTATAACAGGAGAGTTGcaaattttcacatttataaGAGAAATCTTAATATTCACATTGTGTCGTGATCTTATTCACATTTACTACACCAGGCACCTTTATTCTTAGTTACTTGCCTTTTATTTCTTAACCCTACATTTTGTCTGCTTTCTTTCTGTTCTCGTTCTTTCTAAGTTATCACTGCTGTCATTCACTAACAACTCTCCCAGAACAACTACAGTAAAAAATGGTTATAACGAAGCGCCAGGGTCGAGTGATTTTGCTTGTTATAAGCGTAATTGGCTATATCTGTCaagtttaaaacatgtaatatagtcacggggaatgaaaatcacttcgctgtaagcatcaattcattataagtgtgttcgctataaccgtgttttactgtacctAGTATTTATATACCTTCAGAGTATACTACTCCATAGAGTTATAGGTTGTTCCAACATTAATCATGTTCATTAGATAGTGTACTTTAATGGGATTTTATCATTACAATACTTAGGATTGATTGGTTCTgtgatatataaatgtttttgtaatatgcaatacatttttattttgttaatcgTCCACAGGAGTGGTTGTAGTTAAATGGGATTGTGGATCCCATGGAGAATATCCACAGGAAAACCTATTCCGTATCAATGACCCAAGAGCACTCAAGCCTGGAGAAGTTATTGATGTTGGATGTCTAGTCAAGCGTGGTAAGGAGAGAATACTGCTCTGAAGTCAATTTTTGAGGGGTTGGGGtgtcaacatattttttcaaagggagaatttaaatattaaatagtaatttttttgtcttatttttaatgatacacaagaacattttcttataactATTTTTCAGGGGTTAACCAAGATAGCAATATGCATGCAGTAAggtaaattgatttaatttcttAGGCAGGCTTCTGTTGAATGGATTTCTATTTTACAGGACCTAATTGGAACCGAGGTGATGAAGATGGTGGTCCAGAAACAACCGGCACAGTGATCCGCAAACACAGAAATAACAAAGTCTCTGTGAGTACAGGGAAATGCTAGaccaatctctctctctctcttgcacAGAGACAAAAATTTTAAGTCAGAGAAAATGTAGAGAAAATGatgattaaatgtaaataaataataagcaATAATGTCTAGTATTTGTAAACTATTATGTCTCCAGTTTCCATATTTAAGAATGCTCTGTCTACTTGTATTTAAGGAATTGCTTTGTATACtagctagtacatgtactggtataaaGGGAGGTgctctatttatataatagtgttgtttTGTGCATGTACTGTGCCTAAAGTTGTCAGGGTCTAAGTGCATGCATGAATATATAGGAGGGAAAGAccatatgtatataaatagcaatagaaaattttaatgttttaggTAATTTGGCCAATTGGAATTGTTGATCGCTATTCATATGGTGAGGGAAACAAGGAACTGGAAGTGGTGTAAGTACATGGCTAATTAAACCATGGATAATTAAACCTTGCGTCCTAAGTTCAAGCTTCCTGGTAATACTATAAAAAGATGATCTATTGATAGTAAAAAGCTCATTTGCAGagtgtgcatgtacatgttagTTCGGAAATATTTTCCTTGTGATTAATTTGAGACCTGATTTGAGAACTGGTGATTAATTTGAGACCTGGTGATTAATTTGAGACCTGTATATAACAGAGGTAGTGGTGCCACAGCGGCTGCTCAACCTAGTTTTGTAGGTGCTCCTGGGATGGACCCAATAGAACCAGACACCAGGGAACCTATGGGTAGGTATAGGACTCTTTAAAAAAACTGGTTGTGTGATCATGTTGTGTCGCCCTTTCTACACAAAAGTTATTGTTTTGAGAATATGAACTCAAATAAGGAACTGGTAAGTGTAAAAGTTTTACTTACATTATGATATACTTCATTTACTTTGGGGGAGCACATGGCTTAGTGGTCATAGGTGTTACTAGGCCAGTGATCCAAAGGTCAGTGGTTCAAGCCCCAGCTGCGGCCTTTTAATTGATGCTGTGTGATAAACCCATAGACAAGGCACTTCATCTACTTTGTCTCAGTCAACCAAGCTAAGGAGAGTCAAAGACTCCTGATTAGCACAATGGAAACCAGAGAAGGCATGGTCCCTACGTTTCTTCGTGGCTCAAAGAAGGATTTTATTTAACTCATTTGCTTTTGACATTTTCAATACATTTCTTTGGATGCTTAGCCAAAAATTACTGAAACATATAGAATCTTAGCCTGTATTTGGTTAAAGTAAACTACTTATGGATATTTAGGTAAAAGGTAGTTAATTTGTGACATACTCTTAGATCACTTAATAGAAAAACTTTATCTCTTCCCTTCTGTGTCTGAGAGTCTAGACGAAACATCGAGTACACTAGTatttatacattcatgtatTTGTGTTAACAGACGGAGAAGAAGTGGTGTGGCAATGGATTGACTGTGAAACCAATGAATTCCACACATTCTCAAAAGATGAGAAAGACAAGCTTgaagatatttataaaaagaagACAGGGACGGTGCTTGTCGGCTACAAGGGGCAACAGTAAGATTGAGTTCATCTAGACATTAATGTATAAATGTGTACTTATATTTACCAATTAAGGCAGGACAAATGGCATCCACTAAATTTTTTATGGAATGGATGCCATAttctgtaaaccaacttttatatGCATGTGAGAAATATTTGCAAGGTTCGCGATTGCCTCATCGTCGTGAATATTTCTAGCTGCAGACCATTCCTTAGCATGatgattgtaataaaaaaaacatgtgtcGCAAATAAAGGTTGGTTTACAGAATTGCAACTTGGTATAATGGTTCTGTGATACCAAAGCTTCCAGATTTCTATAAAAATAACgcgaatacatgtacaatatggTGTAGGTACCTAGTTAACATGGTAAGACTAACCATAATTGTCTTTCCAGACTGCGTTGTCAACCCGCACAGTGGAAGTATAGAGATTATACAGTAAAAAGCAGGACAGGAAAACTACATCGAAGAGGTAAAAAGCCCTCTACACTTTCATCAATCAGTATCaaatttgccattttttttatactataaAATAATCAGATGTAAACTTAATTCTTGTTAAAACTTTCcataaatttatacatttccTGTTATATTTCAGTGTGTACCCATGATGAAGCCCAAACATTCTATCTAATTGAGGCATTATGAAACTGCAGTATTTCAAGATAGTGTGACATGGATTCAGAATTCTCCCACTGAAGATAAACACTACAATTGAGGTAGCTGGAAAGCTATCAATTTGACGtggatattatttttctttataatattGACGTTTTTACCACTGTGTATAAATCAAGTCTAGAATTTTGCTGAACATGATCTTTGTAGGAGTCAACCAGAAAGGAGaattgatgtaataaaaaacaaacacttcatattctattgttttaaattatatttgaagTCTTTTTGTTAActaagttttttgtttgtttagaaGTTGATGTTAAAACAGCCATACcatttgtagatatttttttttgctcctTTTCCATTTGAGATGTAAGATGTACTTTTTTGTCAGTATTATATGTGAGGTGTTGAACAAAAGATTATTACCATTTGATCGACTGCTTTTTTATATTTCACATTatgaaaagttgtttttttttttagtatgaaTGATTTTCATATTGTTAGTTATTTGGTATGGAAAGGGAATGATGTGTATTGTCAGTGTTTTCTGTAAACTGTATTTATGGTGTAACAGCTCTACGAGGGACCTACAATCATTGGCTCAATGATAAtccgttatttttttatttagtacAAATTGTTCTTGCTGACATTTGCTTTAGAGCAGCTGTGGTAATTATAGTTGGTTAAATGTGTACCACATCACCAGATATTGGTGTATTTGCCAGACCATGATTGACCTGTATTTTAGCTAGAAAATCTAAAATAATGATGGAATTACTTTCAAATTTAAGGTTTCTATAAACTTTATCCAAAGAGCATCAGTCTTATGTAGTACACATATTTCCAAACTTGTTTTTAATTACCGGTAAGTGCCAATATGTTTTATATGTGtcaataatttttcattgttgttttcttttttatcatttactggacatatttatttgatcaaaaaataatattcaccAAGATCTGTCATTATAATGTGAAGTTTTTAAGACTAGTAGTGGAAGATTACTAGGGAGTTTGGAACTCTCAATAAATGTTACCATTTTATGTATAGTCATTCACATGTTTCACAATAAAGAATTTATGTAAATAGACTTAATTTAGGAGTAAATAGGGTCTTTTGTTCTGATCCATGACTGCTAATTCAAGCATATGATGATGCAATTTGAAAATGCATACAgaagctttttttttcttctcaaatGTGTTAATTTACAGTTATGCTGATCAAATGCAGGGGTATCTTTATATGTgctgtttcatggatgtttaaaACAGTCAGAGATTCTTCTCTTGTGCTGTCACTTAGACGGACTTCTTGTGTAttctctttgttttaaaatatgaatacatgAAAGATAATGACATTACTCAAAATACGATAAGAATGcacaattttatcattaaagatTGAGATTTAATTCTTTTCCATCATTACCGATACGTAGAATAAACATTTCTCTTGTGGACTCTGGGCCTGACAGGGCCAAAGGGGGAGATATATGGTCAAGGattttacaaaatgatttgCTGTGACCTTTTGTTCTGGCCAATCAGAAAATGGGTGTTAAACATAAAAACTATAGCAATATGGCTGCACCcttaaacaatttgttttagtacagtaaaacacagttatagcgaacatgcttataatgaattgacgcttacagcgaagtgattttcattcacTCATTGAGACCAACCAGAGAATTATTTGCTATTTGCCTGTTTGGTCCAGGGTTTGTGAGTAGTGGAGTGGATCAGAAACCATTGACATAGAAAGATGACTGTCTTCTGGAGGTAGAGTATAACATTccagaaaaaaacaaagaagCTATGAAAAGGATGTAAAACTtgtaaagggttttttttacagtaaaacCTTGATATCTGGAACTTGTCCGGGATTCATTGGAATTAAATATTACATCCTAGAAGTAATGGTTATACAAGAGCTCTAGATTTTTTTGACATACATGTGTCTATGGTATTCAACACCTTGGTGGTGGAGAtcttgaatgaaataaaattaatgacaattaattcattataatgattgcaaaactgaatttttattaaaagaaaacaacaaattaaaaagcaatattAAACCACAAATTCGTACACATTACATAAATGTAAAATCAAT is part of the Crassostrea angulata isolate pt1a10 chromosome 3, ASM2561291v2, whole genome shotgun sequence genome and encodes:
- the LOC128175234 gene encoding uncharacterized protein LOC128175234 isoform X2, which gives rise to MASNDMNKEMKYLEQLIQERFNTVFQMLETMDTRFQSLAQDSSEMYGILEELVDSVGAIKTSSPSRESDTDDSPHDRPPREKYSDILKKRRQNPPYSYAKRHSAPLGTSNLRPTSPLILKEKDESGQERGTIKDNVNENPTNENVPSEPGPTVVSDPPPDVKPKKVAAPSPNVPIAEPPLDDPKDVPPPQATPVDYQSPESFLQSTNVQIQDPNLMSALRSVFNDTPTHPQFPTGLYTVLLIDVSTSINKAMFKEMQHFIDQMVDEVETSASDHNLEEMMAILTFGGRCEVIQHFTNDYMPIKDALQEKVKLGGKTPMLFGLAMAVAYCHKFGKRVKVNGHIVNQRILMITDGYPTDSHDKDACHGTDYETNGIKVQSEVFKFLPILERSPITVSCIGVGECNQVFLKDIAERGHGHFYSMSNTQNALKLGRYYLYQDPVTRARTAISQDNGRSDPKTIALQHTTATHLTDTDMAEILHLLKIDNDSRNPLPAPPPTKKEHPKPNIKQEPDPLPTPKPVQPPPHVSEKPVIKDPPPNIPPPGLTVPPQPKVSHLKTDPPNLTREVSVVPSSPDVSLSESDGELFESYGAPHNRCFPWGTRVIRGEDWKWPDDQNMPGTVVAHKAEGVVVVKWDCGSHGEYPQENLFRINDPRALKPGEVIDVGCLVKRGPNWNRGDEDGGPETTGTVIRKHRNNKVSVIWPIGIVDRYSYGEGNKELEVVGSGATAAAQPSFVGAPGMDPIEPDTREPMDGEEVVWQWIDCETNEFHTFSKDEKDKLEDIYKKKTGTVLVGYKGQQLRCQPAQWKYRDYTVKSRTGKLHRRVCTHDEAQTFYLIEAL
- the LOC128175234 gene encoding uncharacterized protein LOC128175234 isoform X1, with product MASNDMNKEMKYLEQLIQERFNTVFQMLETMDTRFQSLAQDSSEMYGILEELVDSVGAIKTSSRKTQTFVRRISQNLNGPNDFSRLSRLKNSLYGSMESVRTRSPASRESDTDDSPHDRPPREKYSDILKKRRQNPPYSYAKRHSAPLGTSNLRPTSPLILKEKDESGQERGTIKDNVNENPTNENVPSEPGPTVVSDPPPDVKPKKVAAPSPNVPIAEPPLDDPKDVPPPQATPVDYQSPESFLQSTNVQIQDPNLMSALRSVFNDTPTHPQFPTGLYTVLLIDVSTSINKAMFKEMQHFIDQMVDEVETSASDHNLEEMMAILTFGGRCEVIQHFTNDYMPIKDALQEKVKLGGKTPMLFGLAMAVAYCHKFGKRVKVNGHIVNQRILMITDGYPTDSHDKDACHGTDYETNGIKVQSEVFKFLPILERSPITVSCIGVGECNQVFLKDIAERGHGHFYSMSNTQNALKLGRYYLYQDPVTRARTAISQDNGRSDPKTIALQHTTATHLTDTDMAEILHLLKIDNDSRNPLPAPPPTKKEHPKPNIKQEPDPLPTPKPVQPPPHVSEKPVIKDPPPNIPPPGLTVPPQPKVSHLKTDPPNLTREVSVVPSSPDVSLSESDGELFESYGAPHNRCFPWGTRVIRGEDWKWPDDQNMPGTVVAHKAEGVVVVKWDCGSHGEYPQENLFRINDPRALKPGEVIDVGCLVKRGPNWNRGDEDGGPETTGTVIRKHRNNKVSVIWPIGIVDRYSYGEGNKELEVVGSGATAAAQPSFVGAPGMDPIEPDTREPMDGEEVVWQWIDCETNEFHTFSKDEKDKLEDIYKKKTGTVLVGYKGQQLRCQPAQWKYRDYTVKSRTGKLHRRVCTHDEAQTFYLIEAL